In one window of Candidatus Polarisedimenticolaceae bacterium DNA:
- the asnS gene encoding asparagine--tRNA ligase produces MSRDIVYIRELGDHVGETVTLRGWLSQKRSSGKVKFLVLRDGTGWLQCVAFAKEVSPELFERCDKAPLESSITVSGSVRKDDRAPGGFELGLADVVVFHEAAEYPIQPKEHGVEFLFDHRHLYLRSRTPQAVLRVRNEVVKSCRDFFYDRGFVLIDSPVLTPAACEGTTTLFETDYFGDKAYLTQSGQLYLEPGCMAFGKVFCFGPTFRAEKSKTRRHLTEFWMIEPEVAWLELPGLLALAEEFVSYVVGRALDRCREDLKFLERDTTMLEKVLPPFPRITYDEAAKILLTPESQEKMREAGAPAFAHGSDFGALDETLLTQQFDRPVMVTHWPAEIKAFYMQPDPSDPTKALCVDVLAPEGYGEVIGGSQRIHDHDLLLSRIREHGLPVEAFQWYLDIRRYGTVPHSGFGMGIERCVTWICGIQHLRETIPYPRQINRLYP; encoded by the coding sequence GTGAGCCGCGACATCGTCTACATCCGCGAGCTCGGCGACCACGTCGGCGAGACGGTCACCCTCCGGGGGTGGCTCTCCCAGAAACGTTCGTCCGGCAAGGTGAAGTTCCTCGTCCTGCGCGACGGTACGGGCTGGCTGCAGTGCGTGGCGTTCGCCAAGGAGGTCTCCCCCGAGCTGTTCGAGCGTTGCGACAAGGCGCCGCTCGAATCCTCGATCACGGTGAGCGGGTCGGTCCGGAAGGACGACCGCGCCCCCGGGGGTTTCGAGCTCGGTCTCGCCGACGTCGTGGTCTTCCACGAGGCGGCGGAGTACCCGATCCAGCCGAAAGAGCACGGGGTCGAGTTCCTCTTCGACCACCGCCACCTGTACCTCCGTTCGCGGACGCCCCAGGCGGTCCTGCGGGTCCGCAACGAGGTGGTCAAGTCCTGCCGCGACTTCTTCTACGACCGCGGATTCGTGCTGATCGACTCCCCGGTCCTCACCCCCGCCGCGTGCGAGGGGACGACGACCCTCTTCGAGACCGACTACTTCGGCGACAAGGCGTACCTGACGCAGTCGGGACAGCTCTACCTCGAGCCCGGCTGCATGGCGTTCGGCAAGGTCTTCTGCTTCGGCCCGACCTTCCGGGCGGAGAAGTCCAAGACCCGGCGCCACCTCACCGAGTTCTGGATGATCGAGCCCGAGGTCGCGTGGCTCGAGCTTCCGGGCCTGCTCGCCCTCGCCGAGGAGTTCGTCTCCTACGTCGTGGGGCGCGCCCTCGATCGCTGCCGCGAGGACCTCAAGTTCCTCGAGCGCGACACGACGATGCTCGAGAAGGTCCTCCCGCCGTTTCCGAGGATCACCTACGACGAGGCCGCGAAGATCCTGCTGACCCCGGAGTCGCAGGAGAAGATGCGCGAGGCCGGCGCCCCGGCCTTCGCCCACGGGAGCGACTTCGGCGCGCTCGACGAGACCCTGCTCACCCAGCAGTTCGACCGTCCCGTGATGGTCACGCACTGGCCCGCGGAGATCAAGGCGTTCTACATGCAGCCGGACCCCTCGGACCCGACGAAGGCGCTGTGCGTGGATGTGCTCGCCCCGGAGGGGTACGGCGAGGTGATCGGCGGCTCGCAGCGCATCCACGACCACGACCTGCTCCTGTCGCGGATCCGCGAGCACGGCCTTCCGGTCGAGGCCTTCCAGTGGTACCTCGACATCCGGAGGTACGGCACCGTCCCTCACTCGGGGTTCGGGATGGGGATCGAGCGTTGCGTCACCTGGATCTGCGGGATCCAGCACCTGCGCGAGACGATCCCCTACCCGCGCCAGATCAACCGCCTCTATCCGTGA